AAGAACTGCCTGAAAAATTGATCGAGAACGAAATAAATAGAAAAATACAGCACCCCCGCCTAAAAATGGCTCATAGTAAGTTTCAAATTTTTGAGGAAAATATGGAAAATATTGAGCAATTAACTGTTTTTTGCCGCCTGCCCACTTTAAAAATGGGCGTGGTGAATTTGGCTGAAAATGTGGAGGTAACATTAAAGTTGAAAATTAGCTTTTAACCTAAATCGTACTCAGGAAAAGCTATATTTTATATTGAACGAGCAACATAAAAGCCAAATATAGTAATCCTAAATAAATTGTGAGATGTGGGATCGGCATCTTGCCTATCTAGACGGGAAGCCTGCCCCATAAATCAAATTAGATTGCTATATATTAAAATCAATATAATTCAAAACTGTACAAAAATACTCTGAACCTATAACAAAGGACCTCTAAATCAAGATGTTTAACGGATTCTGGGAAAATGTTTCTCGCTATCCCCGCTACTTCATTACTATTATCCTGGGCGTATTCTTAAACGCGATCGCCCCTTTGGTACCACTGCTTAAGCGCCCCAGCACAGCGATCCCACTCCTAGGCGCATTGATTGGGCTGCTTGCTTTCATGTTTTTCACTCTCCGGGCTATGTTGGGTTTGGGTTCAGTCTTCTAGACTAGAGTATTGGTAGAAGCATTGCAGACACCCTCTTGCTCTACCAGTCGAACGCCAGTAAGGGAGAGGAGATGTCATGGCTACAAGTCGTCGCGTTGCCCGCGTTGCCGAATTGATTAAGCGCGAAGTTAGCCAAATGCTGCTCTACGGTATCAAGGATGACCGTGTGGGTGCAGGAATGGTAAGTGTGACTGATGTGGATGTTTCCGGCGACTTACAACACGCCAAAGTCTTTGTCAGTATCTATGGCACAGAAGAAGCCAGAGCAGAAACAATGGCAGGCTTGAGGTCGGCGACGGGTTACGTCCGCAGTGAACTGGGACAGCGAGTTCGCCTGCGTCGGACACCAGAAGTGGTGTTTCAGGAAGATCGCTCGATAGAGCGGGGAACCAGGGTACTGTCGTTGATTAATCAGCTGAACCATAAACGCCTGTCTGATGAGGAGGCAGAAGCAGATCAAAACATAGACGAGTATGATGTTGTATCAGCTGAGGAAGAAGCAGAATAATCTAACTGGCATAGCGTAAAATATAGTCCGTTTCAACAGACTTTAACTTTCAGCCTGGAATTTAGGTTCCAGGCTTTGCTATCAGGACAGTATTAATAGGAGTTTGTGGTGTGACGCGATTGCTACCTAATTTAGACACGCTCTCCCTAGCGGAACAAGTAGCTCAGATGATTGTGGTGCGAGCCTCTGGATATCTGTTTGATCACCAAATTCAGTATCCAGCTTGGGAACCACCAACGGCAAAACTGCAACATTGGCTAGAAAATCTGGGCGTTGGTGGCGCGATCTTACTGGGAGGTAGTGCTGGGGAATTGGCACTTAGGTCACAACAGCTACAAAACTGGGCAAAAATTCCCTTGCTGATTGCAGCAGATATCGAAGAAGGAGTCGGACAGCGCTTTTCAGGCGCAACTTGGTTTCCACCCCCAATGGCAATTAGCGCGATCACCCGTAAAAATCCAAGCCTTGCTCAACACTATGCTGCACAAATGGGAGCAATTATTGCCCAAGAAGCGCTCTCCATTGGCATTAACTGGGTACTCGCGCCAGTAGTCGATGTTAACAATAACCCCAATAACCCTGTGATTAACGTCCGGGCATTTGGGGAAACCCCGGATACAGTCAGCGAGTTAACAACTGCCTTTATTCGGGGTGCTAAAACCTATCCCGTGTTGACTGCTGCTAAGCATTTTCCCGGTCATGGTGACACTGCTACCGATTCCCATCTGGATCTACCCGTGCTGCCTCACTCCCCAACCCGATTGGCCGAAATTGAATTACCTCCTTTTAAGGCAGCGATC
This window of the Chroococcidiopsis sp. CCMEE 29 genome carries:
- a CDS encoding DUF751 family protein; the protein is MFNGFWENVSRYPRYFITIILGVFLNAIAPLVPLLKRPSTAIPLLGALIGLLAFMFFTLRAMLGLGSVF
- the rbfA gene encoding 30S ribosome-binding factor RbfA, coding for MATSRRVARVAELIKREVSQMLLYGIKDDRVGAGMVSVTDVDVSGDLQHAKVFVSIYGTEEARAETMAGLRSATGYVRSELGQRVRLRRTPEVVFQEDRSIERGTRVLSLINQLNHKRLSDEEAEADQNIDEYDVVSAEEEAE